A DNA window from Solanum lycopersicum chromosome 3, SLM_r2.1 contains the following coding sequences:
- the LOC101264300 gene encoding hexose carrier protein HEX6 encodes MAGGGLVVAANDGEEYHGKLTCFVILASMMAAMGGLIFGYDIGISGGVTSMEPFLKKFFHDVYIKMKEDKQLSNYCKFDSELLTSFTSSLYVAGLFATFVASSVTRAYGRKASILLGGANFLAGAALGGAASNIYMLIIGRVLLGVGVGFANQAVPLYLSEMAPSKYRGGFNNSFQLSVGIGVLIANLINYGTEKVKGGWGWRVSLAMAAVPASILTLGALFLPDTPNSLIQRTNDHEKVKRLLQRVRGTDDVQAELDDIMVASETSKTIKHPFKNILQRKYRPQLVMSVAIPFFQQVTGINVIAFYAPILFRTIGLGVSASLLSSVITGAVGIVTTGLSILIVDKVGRRGLLIFGGIQMFVTQMIVGGLMGAKLGDHGGLSKGWAFVILVLICIYVAGFGLSWGPLGWLIPSEIFPLEIRSAGQSISVSVNFLFTFLVGQTFLAMLCHFKFGIFFFFGVWVAIMTAFVYLFLPETKNLPIEKMDRVWREHWFWNRFVK; translated from the exons atggCAGGGGGGGGATTAGTGGTAGCAGCAAATGATGGAGAAGAGTACCATGGAAAGCTGACATGTTTTGTAATATTAGCTTCTATGATGGCTGCTATGGGTGGTCTAATCTTTGGATATGATATTGGAATTTCAG GTGGAGTGACATCTATGGAGCCATTTCTGAAAAAGTTCTTTCACGATGTGTACATTAAGATGAAAGAAGACAAACAACTTAGTAACTACTGCAAATTTGATAGTGAATTGTTGACATCATTCACATCATCTCTTTATGTGGCTGGTCTTTTTGCTACTTTTGTTGCCTCATCAGTCACCAGAGCGTACGGTCGCAAGGCGTCGATCCTTCTTGGAGGAGCTAACTTCCTCGCTGGTGCAGCCCTTGGTGGAGCTGCTTCTAATATCTATATGCTTATAATTGGTAGAGTCTTACTAGGTGTTGGTGTTGGTTTTGCCAAtcag GCTGTACCGTTGTATTTGTCAGAAATGGCACCATCCAAGTACAGAGGAGGATTCAATAACAGCTTTCAACTAAGTGTAGGAATTGGAGTTTTAATAGCAAATCTCATAAATTATGGCACTGAAAAGGTCAAAGGTGGTTGGGGATGGAGAGTATCTCTTGCTATGGCTGCAGTCCCAGCATCCATTTTAACATTAGGCGCGTTGTTCCTCCCAGATACCCCCAACAGCTTGATTCAACGAACAAATGATCACGAAAAGGTTAAAAGATTGCTGCAAAGAGTCAGAGGCACTGATGATGTACAAGCAGAACTTGATGATATTATGGTAGCTAGTGAAACTTCAAAAACTATCAAACACCCTTTCAAGAAcattttacaaagaaaatacAGGCCTCAACTTGTCATGTCCGTGGCGATACCATTCTTCCAACAAGTCACAGGAATTAATGTCATTGCATTCTATGCTCCTATCCTGTTTCGAACGATTGGACTAGGTGTAAGTGCATCTCTTTTGTCTTCTGTCATAACAGGAGCAGTAGGAATTGTGACAACAGGTTTGTCAATACTGATTGTTGATAAAGTTGGCCGAAGAGGGCTGCTGATATTCGGAGGCATACAAATGTTTGTTACACAAATGATAGTAGGAGGGTTAATGGGGGCTAAGTTAGGGGATCATGGTGGATTGAGTAAAGGTTGGGCCTTTGTGATTTTGGTGTTGATATGCATCTATGTAGCTGGTTTTGGTTTGTCATGGGGGCCATTAGGATGGTTAATTCCAAGTGAAATATTTCCATTGGAGATAAGATCAGCGGGACAAAGTATTTCAGTATCAGTGAACTTTCTCTTCACTTTCTTGGTTGGTCAAACATTTTTAGCCATGTTGTGCCACTTCAAGTTTgggattttcttcttttttggagTTTGGGTGGCAATAATGACTGCATTTGTCTACCTCTTTTTGCCAGAGACCAAGAATTTGCCTATTGAGAAAATGGACAGGGTGTGGAGGGAACACTGGTTTTGGAACAGATTTGTAAAATGA
- the LOC101264906 gene encoding uncharacterized Rho GTPase-activating protein At5g61530, which yields MPSVISPQWQEKASGFFQSSGVKLKEAGQSAGSFVGEVAKDAKGNVGEVAEKVGSVVKSRWSLLQQPSTRHAMQERFISAAATTSFFLRKGFLETKDKVAVGKTKVEEVAKKTAQKSKTLLTDIERWQKGVASTDVFGVPIDILVQRQQSTRSVPFIMVKCADYLVLSGLNSPELFKAEGDKKVIHQLVSYYNQDQNAPIPEGVNPVDIAALMKCYLASLPEPLTTFELYNEIRGARSSIHAMKNTLKKIPTVNYMTLELITALLLRVSQKSLVNKMDARTLATEMAPILIWQRGQSPHQYDQFWNHSAKSSKKYMDSNSNSSAWEMLEDEDENVDASSPIPLDDGLPIDLGAIDAIQCLIEHHNAIFTDANETVWR from the exons ATGCCTTCAGTAATTTCGCCTCAGTGGCAAGAGAAAGCTAGTGGATTCTTTCAATCTTCGG GGGTGAAGTTGAAAGAAGCTGGGCAGTCTGCAGGATCATTTGTTGGTGAGGTTGCGAAAGATGCAAAGGGAAATGTTGGCGAGGTTGCTGAGAAAGTTGGATCAGTAGTCAAAAGTCGATGGTCGCTCCTGCAGCAGCCATCAACAAGACATGCCATGCAGGAGCGCTTTATCTCTGCGGCTGCTACAACCAGCTTCTTCTTGAGGAAGGGGTTTTTGGAGACAAAAGATAAGGTTGCTGTTGGAAAGACAAAAGTTGAGGAG GTGGCAAAGAAAACTGCACAGAAAAGCAAGACTTTGCTGACTGATATAGAGCGGTGGCAGAAG GGAGTTGCCAGCACTGATG TGTTTGGAGTCCCCATCGATATCCTTGTGCAGAGGCAGCAATCAACTAGATCCGTTCCTTTTATCATGGTGAAATGTGCAGATTATCTTGTCTTATCAG GGCTGAATTCACCTGAGCTATTCAAGGCTGAAGGGGATAAAAAGGTCATACATCAATTGGTTTCTTACTACAATCAAG ATCAAAATGCACCAATACCTGAGGGGGTAAATCCGGTAGATATTGCAGCTCTGATGAAGTGCTACCTTGCAAGTCTACCTGAGCCATTGACAACCTTCGAGCTTTATAATGAAATAAGAGGTGCTCGCTCAAGCATACACGCAATGAAGAATACCTTAAAGAAGATTCCAACTGTCAACTACATGACACTGGAATTGATTACCGCGCTGCTACTCCGCGTAAGCCAGAAATCTCTGGTTAACAAG ATGGATGCTAGAACTCTTGCAACAGAAATGGCTCCAATCCTTATTTGGCAAAGAGGACAGAGTCCACACCAGTATGACCAGTTCTGGAACCATTCAGCAAAATCTTCTAAGAAATATATGGACTCCAACTCTAACTCTAGTGCATGGGAGATGCTTGAAG ATGAAGATGAAAATGTTGATGCATCTTCTCCCATCCCGTTGGATGATGGATTGCCAATTGACTTGGGTGCTATTGATGCCATTCAATGCTTAATCGAACATCATAATGCCATATTTACCGATGCGAATGAGACTGTTTGGCGATAG
- the LOC101264604 gene encoding hexose carrier protein HEX6 yields the protein MAIGIVPTSEGSADYNGRITWFVVLSSIVAATGGIIFGYDIGISGGVISMAPFLKKFFPEVFTKMTNVTETSNYCVFDSQLLTSFTSSLYIAGLIASFFASPVTRTYGRRPSIIIGGIAFLIGSALGGAASNIYMLLLGRILLGVGVGFANQAVPLYLSEMAPAKYRGSFNIAFQLCVGIGVLFASLLNYGVQKIKGGWGWRISLAMAAAPATFLTVGAFFLPETANSLIQHGNDHQKAKKILQRVRGTTDVQAELDDLIKASDNSKAVKHPFKQIIKRKYRPQLVMSVVIPFFQQVTGINVISFYAPILFQTIGLGASASLMSAVVTGVVGTSATFLALLIVDRVGRRAMFSFGGIQMFVSQMLIGIIMAVKLGDHGVLSKGYGLLVLVLICIYVAGFSFSWGPLGWLVPSEIFPLEIRSAGQSITVAVGLTFTFIIAQTFLAMLCHLKSGIFFFFGAWVAIMTAFVYLFLPETRNLPIENMESIWRDHWFWKRFVCDEQDYDKGDTTYTSIS from the exons ATGGCAATTGGTATTGTCCCAACAAGTGAGGGTTCCGCGGATTACAATGGAAGGATTACGTGGTTTGTGGTGTTATCATCCATTGTTGCTGCAACCGGAGGAATCATCTTTGGTTATGATATCGGAATTTCAG GAGGAGTGATCTCAATGGCGCCGTTTCTGAAGAAATTCTTCCCAGAAGTGTTCACTAAGATGACAAATGTAACCGAAACAAGCAACTACTGTGTATTTGACAGCCAACTGCTGACCTCTTTCACTTCCTCTTTATACATTGCTGGTCTTATTGCTTCCTTCTTCGCCTCACCAGTCACTCGTACATATGGTCGTAGACCATCAATTATAATCGGTGGAATAGCATTTCTCATCGGTTCTGCTCTTGGAGGTGCAGCATCCAATATCTACATGTTATTACTTGGTCGAATCCTGCTAGGTGTAGGTGTTGGTTTTGCAAATCAG GCAGTCCCTTTATACCTTTCAGAAATGGCACCTGCTAAGTACAGGGGATCTTTCAATATCGCGTTCCAATTATGTGTAGGAATTGGAGTACTATTTGCTAGCCTTCTTAACTACGGTGTTCAAAAGATTAAAGGTGGTTGGGGATGGAGAATTTCCTTAGCGATGGCTGCAGCTCCTGCTACATTTCTAACAGTAGGAGCATTTTTCCTTCCAGAAACCGCAAACAGCCTAATTCAACATGGAAATGATCATCAAAAAGCTAAGAAGATTCTACAACGTGTACGTGGTACAACCGATGTCCAAGCAGAACTAGACGATCTCATCAAAGCAAGTGACAACTCAAAAGCCGTCAAGCATCCTTTCAAGCAAATCATTAAACGGAAATACAGACCACAACTTGTTATGTCAGTAGTAATACCATTCTTCCAACAGGTGACGGGGATCAACGTGATCTCCTTCTACGCTCCAATTCTGTTCCAAACAATAGGCCTTGGCGCGAGTGCGTCACTTATGTCTGCTGTGGTGACAGGTGTGGTAGGCACCAGCGCGACTTTCTTAGCATTGTTGATAGTTGACAGGGTGGGGCGAAGGGCTATGTTCAGTTTCGGGGGAATCCAAATGTTTGTATCACAAATGTTGATAGGGATAATAATGGCAGTTAAGTTAGGAGATCATGGAGTGTTGAGCAAGGGGTATGGGCTATTGGTTTTGGTATTGATATGCATATATGTTGCAGGTTTTAGTTTTTCATGGGGTCCATTAGGATGGTTAGTTCCAAGTGAAATATTTCCATTAGAGATAAGGTCAGCAGGACAAAGCATAACAGTGGCAGTGGGGTTAACATTCACTTTTATAATTGCTCAAACTTTCTTGGCTATGCTTTGCCATCTAAAATCagggattttcttcttctttggggCATGGGTTGCAATTATGACTGCATTTGTCTACTTATTTCTGCCAGAGACAAGGAATTTGCCTATTGAAAATATGGAAAGCATATGGAGGGATCATTGGTTTTGGAAGAGATTTGTTTGTGATGAACAAGACTATGACAAGGGTGACACTACTTATACTAGTATAAGTTAA